The nucleotide sequence CAATACCAGTACAGGAACAGAAGCAGGGTCGAGGTCTTGAAGGTTATTTGATTGCAAACTCCACTTAAAGCTCATTCAGTGGTGTTAAATCAGAGTGAAAAGTCAGTCGCGGTTGGATAAAATTAAGACATACACAATGAATTGAATTAGAGGGATTGAACTAAGTATTTTCAAACGTTTCCAGAAAAAGAGCTATTTTTCTTAAGGGTGTTGCTCATGGGGTTAGCAAGTTTCTGAGGGCTGCCTTCTGAATCTGCTCGAGAACCCGAATCAGCGCTCTGGAAATAATCAGAAGAGGCGCCTGCAGCAGGAATAGTCACATTGACAGAACTTATAGACCCACTTCGGGAGTGGGCAACTGAATTACTTCTAGACCGACTGAACGAGCTGGTCCGGGTTAGCACCTCGGCCGAAGAAGTACCactcaagttcaaaagcCTCTTCACTATGAACATAAAGCCCACCAACATCAAAAGACACGCGGCCATGATTTGAAACAAGATTCCGGGATTATTCCAATCGGTGATGGAATAGTTATAGATGGTGAGCATCAAGACGGGCACGGTGATGTTACAAATGTTCTTTACCAAGTATATGGCAGAGAAGAGTGCCCCGGTTTGAGAGTCTGGGTAATATTTGACAATAGCTGAGTTTAAGGAAGGACTTGCCAACGCTGAGAAACTCGAAAGTCCAAGTACACCAAGAAATACTGGCGTAGTATTGATGAACGGATACCAGAACAATGTCAACGCATCAACCAGTAATCCAACTGTAATGTTAACAAAATCAAGCATGTCTAATTGACGTTTCATCACTTTGAAATGGAACACCTTGTGGTAAACGAAATGGTTCAAGAATGGAGCCAAGATTATCAACGTGAAGGCCTTGGCCGCAAACGTGATCGAAAGAACATAACCAAGCGTGCCTGCGCTCCAGctgaacttcaaaatcCCGTATAACATAAACACCTGCCCCGACCCTGTGCTCATACAAGTCAAGCAACAATCACAAGTGGTTAGAAGAATCACTGCCATTCTTTCCCGGTAAAATCTACCATCGGTGTAGTTCACAGGCTTGAATTCTTCTGGAATCCAAAGAAGCTTTAAAGGACTAAAGTAGGTGGTGATTGAGCCCACAACTTTAGAAGTAATGGTGTGCAAACTAAGTGGTTTTTGGTCCTCTGCGCCAACAGTGGTTCGGCTGATTACTGAAAGGCTTCTGGACCTTCTCCTCGACTTTTCTGGTCTTGACTCCGGTAACATAAAGATAGCAAGCACCAGACAAACGGCAAACGcaaccaattccaacctCAACGGATCCCACTCATAGGGTTCGACTGCATTGATGGTTGCATCGGCCACTATGACCTGTGGTCTGGCGGCTCTAAACTTCTTTGTAAACTCCATCAAGAACGAAGAGCTCACAGGACCCAAGGAAACCCCCGCATAGAAAAAGGAGATTCCCACTCCAAAGAAATAACTCCGCTCATGGTAGTCTGCGATATCCGCAATATAgcagttgaccaagttcaTAAACGTCATCATACCTCCAGTAATACTAGCAAGAGCCTCCAGAAAAACCAACCATTTGAACATCAAGTGGTCATATCTTGACAACAAGTAGTACTTTAAGGCTCTTGTTAAAAAGATATCGAGTACCACTGCAACCATAAAGTATTTACGCCCGTATTGGTCTGATAACGACCCTACCTTggtcatcaccaacaaagCGATAACACTAGCAGCCACTCCAAAACACGCCTTCATATGAGATACCATCACTTCGGCCTGTGCAGCGTCACACAGTCCGCTTCCACTTTCTTGTAGTAAACTGTTACAGGCCAATTTGAAATAAATCAATTGTCGAGTGCTCTCCGCCGTCAAATCTGCAAAggcaaacacaaacacattgATTCCCAAGATGAATAACGATGGCCTTTTCAACCAATGCAACGTCTTGTTCAACGTACGTTGTTCACGAAGCCAGATCGCATCTTCGTCGAGCTCTTCATCGTCCAAAAGGTTGTCGTCAGCAATAGCATCATAAATATCATTGAAAGTGTGCTCCAAATCGGCTTCTGAATTGACCGTTACATCTCTGAATTTGACAGAGGGACGCCTCTTGTCAAGCAACGGATGCTGCTCGGAACGGGACATAGAGCTTACGAGAACCAATTGCTGGGTGGGTCAAGTGGTCAAGCTTTTGCAGAATTGTTTGTAATGCTTGGGTGGTACGGCAACAGTTATCAGTGCGTAAAAACAAATCCCACAGCACGCGCACGACTTTTGATACATAAGCCACATCCCTGAACCGCCAAAGGGGGGTCGTACTACCGTACAACCGTACGGCCGTGCTTGGGTGTGGAGCCGTTGTTAGAATTGTCGCGTGATTTGGGCGGTGCATCTGACTGGCACCACAACTGTGTGTGATATCTGCTTCCAGTGGGTGTAAGGGCCAGCACTGTGCGATGCACCGCTTGGGGGTCGAGTATGGGCCCTGGGGGAGTTTTGCAGCATATTGTCCATTTAAGTGTGAAGGAAGTCTTACATGTCCCCTTCTCACTTTCCAAGACGGGGTTCCGGTGGGATTATTAACGAATAGTCAGAATCAGTGGTTTCAAGCATATaaaattggtggtggttaGTTTATTTGAATTCCTGCCTGCAACTGATTTAAGTGTGAACCCAGTTGGGCAATTCCAACCTAGTTGCTTTTGCTTTGTATTTGGCAATAAATTGGTCAGAATGATATGCCTTTGCACGCCCATTTTGCCATATCAGTTTGCGTTTCAGAAATCTTCTATTCTCCTCGAGTCTAGACTATCCAAACCTTGCCTTTAAGTCTTTTACCTGGTTAAACTTGCCAGTCGAGAACCAGAATCTCTTGTGTCTATCGGGGCACTGGCCTAGCCAAGACAAGTCTCAAAGCACTTAATGATAGATGGAGGTGGAGATATGTAAGTGAATGTGCTTAGTGAGCAGATCTTGTGAAGAATGCAGCTGCCCTACAGACGAATGGCAGAGAGGTTCCCATCCACACATCATTAATATGCATAACACAGACATTAGGTCATGAAACCAATTACTTTTTGGTATCATCACATCTGCAAAAGTTGCACCCAGAACGCAGAAACGCTTGGCGTATACAATTCCTTATTTGGGATTCATCATAGCACACCCGCCATACACTTCGTAAATGGAAGCACCCAAGTGTTACCGGGTATTTTTCACGAAACAATAGTTTTTCTAGGTAAATGCAGGGTTCTGCAAGAATATGCCGAGGAAGCAATcaattgtgtttgtgttttaGAGCTAATACGCCAAAAGGGTCCTTTGAAACTGCATCGCCTCTAAAAAAGGCGGTCCATTGCAGTAGAATTTATAAATAGGGAAACTGGCCCTGTCGAATTCAAAAAAACCCACCATGAACTGTTCCCACAAAAGGTCCAATTCGGTTGACCACACCTATCGGAGCTCTATCACCAGTAACCTTAGCTTGGGCCACAGAACCGGTAGCAGCTCGGTCACTCCTCCCGAGAGTCCTACATTCAACTGTAAAACCACGCCCATGAAGCAGGCGTACTTTCCGcttgaaattgatttgGACGAAGTGACCAAACACTCCCAGAAACTTGAGGCTCGCTTGGCGCAGCAGCTGGCTGGTAAGCTGGACTTGTACTGGAAGCCGGATACCGTGCATATGAACCTTAGTGAGATAGCACCGTGGCACTCCAAGGGTGTCCAGAACAAAGATGGACTACACCTCAATCGCACAGTATCACCAACCACTCGTTTGCAAAGTGGCATTGAGGAGCGTCCGGAACGC is from Yamadazyma tenuis chromosome 6, complete sequence and encodes:
- a CDS encoding uncharacterized protein (COG:S; EggNog:ENOG503NYNP); this translates as MSRSEQHPLLDKRRPSVKFRDVTVNSEADLEHTFNDIYDAIADDNLLDDEELDEDAIWLREQRTLNKTLHWLKRPSLFILGINVFVFAFADLTAESTRQLIYFKLACNSLLQESGSGSCDAAQAEVMVSHMKACFGVAASVIALLVMTKVGSLSDQYGRKYFMVAVVLDIFLTRALKYYLLSRYDHLMFKWLVFSEALASITGGMMTFMNLVNCYIADIADYHERSYFFGVGISFFYAGVSLGPVSSSFLMEFTKKFRAARPQVIVADATINAVEPYEWDPLRLELVAFAVCSVLAIFMLPESRPEKSRRRSRSLSVISRTTVGAEDQKPLSLHTITSKVVGSITTYFSPLKLLWIPEEFKPVNYTDGRFYRERMAVILLTTCDCCLTCMSTGSGQVFMLYGILKFSWSAGTLGYVLSITFAAKAFTLIILAPFLNHFVYHKVFHFKVMKRQLDMLDFVNITVGLSVDALTLFWYPFINTTPVFLGVLGLSSFSALASPSLNSAIVKYYPDSQTGALFSAIYLVKNICNITVPVLMLTIYNYSITDWNNPGILFQIMAACLLMLVGFMFIVKRLLNLSGTSSAEVLTRTSSFSRSRSNSVAHSRSGSISSVNVTIPAAGASSDYFQSADSGSRADSEGSPQKLANPMSNTLKKNSSFSGNV